A genome region from Microplitis mediator isolate UGA2020A chromosome 4, iyMicMedi2.1, whole genome shotgun sequence includes the following:
- the LOC130666552 gene encoding uncharacterized protein LOC130666552: MHFKKCFVETTLIMNYQYLDPMKWFCLMVLLTLLDIKNYSVGKCINIENKESLPSTHDEWDHLKYNIFKRSTREAIKSLESTNVTALHEEEINEAYERLLDSLWNIQEISEEIDTVYDTVLLDDIYEFKIDPVTATKRYVKNTLEGNKYLDKLLKIGHWTSGIAKHDLNSLQENVFSVAIEYYSRLQKNRNYCDGSSVYNRIYQLYESMLASFRKGYIMIFMADEFQQRSPGNTDNRRPAQRMVMNQYQKAVVRMTASASSYLNQIDKTEYKKSQDCDEEEWIEGVNYIRLKNHVSYHEPSTKWYWDQDAEYLRDTKPEKECDGTQVFWNPSALSDGVIYSLNCPLIFVSDYSRDSSCQRFQNDNFTKAKNTHWESACTDGDNSRLGQLCACDKQIDQDTSIRTISLREHFTDSADSRVVTGIRFIVKNNIVMIRIREGKLVNGVIDPQTVRWIDDDGQHPEIGPDTVKLSYNIRAFELDDIELPDEHLVTGVKFLVRNKTRISLAVRGSAMYDDKQKTFPSIHDQWYYSTPDPDIARRNIDIDYSKNPAELINEQLLQLSTPGLNYVDFSVSVYSSKDENVAIIPFIDSRELVTDPPIALGGLGIFYKSKPGYGGFIAFKYITAKYNILLDRDHAQAMNATLSDVLKYLE; the protein is encoded by the exons ATGcattttaaaaagtgtttCGTCGAGACAacattaataatgaattatcaGTATTTAGATCCGATGAAATGGTTTTGTCTTATGGTTTTATTAACTTTActggatattaaaaattattctgttGGAAAGTGTATTAATATAGAGAATAAAGAAAGTTTACCATCAACCCACGATGAATGGGATCATCTAaagtacaatatttttaaaaggaG CACTAGAGAAGCAATTAAGAGTTTGGAATCTACGAATGTAACAGCCCTTCATGAAGAAGAAATTAACGAAGCATACGAACGGCTTTTAGATTCTTTATGGAATATCCAAGAAATATCAGAAGAAATTGACACTGTTTATGATACCGTCTTACTGGATGATATatacgaatttaaaattgatccaGTTACAGCTACCAAAAGATACGTCAAGAATACGCTTGAAGGTAACAAATATTTAGACAAATTACTTAAAATCGGTCATTGGACAAGTGGTATAGCAAAACATGACTTGAATAGCCTTCAGGAGAATGTATTTTCAGTTGCAATTGAATACTACTCAAGATTACAA aaaaatagaaattattgCGATGGATCATCAGTTTATAATAGAATATATCAACTCTATGAATCTATGTTAGCAAGCTTCCGTAAAGGATACATTATGATTTTTATGGCTGACGAATTCCAACAACGAAGTCCTGGAAATACAG ataatCGGCGCCCTGCACAAAGAATGGTAATGAATCAATATCAAAAAGCAGTTGTTCGTATGACCGCTTCAGCAAGTAGTTATCTAAATCAAATCGATAAGACGGAGTATAAAAAATCACAAGATTGTGACGAGGAAGAATGGATTGAag GTGTGAATTACATTCGTTTGAAAAATCATGTTTCGTATCATGAACCGAGTACAAAATGGTATTGGGATCAGGATGCAGAATACTTGAGAGATACGAAACCAGAAAAAGAATGCGACGGTACACAAGTATTTTGGAATCCTTCAGCTTTATCAGATGGCGTCATATACAGCTTGAACTGTCCACTT ATTTTTGTCAGTGATTATTCAAGAGATAGCAGTTGCCAACGTTTCCagaatgataattttacgAAAGCTAAAAACACACATTGGGAATCAGCATGTACTGATGGAGATAATTCAAGATTAGGACAATTATGTGCTTGCGATAAACAAATCGACCAAGATACTAGTATACGAACAATAAGTTTAAGAGAACATTTCACTGATAGTGCTGATAGtag AGTTGTCACCGGAATacgatttattgttaaaaataatatcgttATGATACGAATTCGAGAAGGCAAATTAGTCAATGGTGTCATAGACCCCCAAACCGTTCGATGGATAGATGATGATGGGCAGCATCCTGAAATAGGTCCTGACACAGTGAAGCTCAGTTATAATATACGAGCGTTTGAATTAGATGACATAGAATTGCCTGATGAGCACTTGGTAACAG GAGTCAAATTCTTAGTGAGAAATAAAACGCGCATATCATTAGCAGTAAGAGGATCAGCTATGTATgatgataaacaaaaaactttCCCATCAATTCACGATCAATGGTATTATTCAACACCTGATCCAGATATAGCtag GCGTAATATTGATATAGATTATTCTAAAAATCCAGCTGAGTTAATAAATGAACAGTTGCTACAATTAAGTACTCCAGGATTGAATTATGTTGATTTCTCAGTATCAGTATATTCTTCAAAAGATGAAAATGTTGCAATTATACCATTCATAGATTCACGCGAACTCGTTACTGATCCACCAATCGCTCTAGGTGGGTTAggaatattttacaaaagtaaaCCCGGCTACGGTGGATTTATAGCGTTTAAGTATATCACAGccaaatataatattcttctTGACAGAGATCATGCTCAAGCTATGAATGCTACTTTATCAGACGtactaaaatatttagaatga